From Saccopteryx leptura isolate mSacLep1 chromosome 3, mSacLep1_pri_phased_curated, whole genome shotgun sequence, one genomic window encodes:
- the LRRC38 gene encoding leucine-rich repeat-containing protein 38, with protein sequence MRPRTAPHGTAGAAAALRLCSLLLLLRPGHACPAGCDCTDPHTVDCRDRGLPSVPDPFPLDVRKLLVAGNRIQRIPEDFFIFYGDLVYLDFRNNSLRSLEEGTFSGSAKLAFLDLSYNNLTQLGAGAFRSAGRLVKLSLANNHLAGVHEAAFETLESLQVLELNDNNLRSLSVAALAALPALRTLRLDGNPWLCDCDFAHLFTWIQENESKLPKGLDEIQCSLPLENRRVSLHELSEASFSECRFSLSLTDLFIIIFSGVAVSIAAIISSFFLATVVQCFHRCTPNKDAEEEDEDEDD encoded by the exons ATGCGTCCCCGCACCGCCCCCCACGGCACCGCGGGCGCCGCCGCTGCGCTCCGGCTCTgcagcctcctgctgctgctccgGCCCGGGCACGCGTGCCCCGCGGGCTGCGACTGCACCGACCCGCACACCGTGGACTGCCGCGACCGCGGGCTTCCCAGCGTGCCCGACCCCTTCCCACTGGACGTGCGCAAGCTGTTGGTGGCCGGCAACCGCATTCAGCGCATCCCAGAGGACTTCTTCATCTTCTACGGCGACCTGGTCTACCTGGACTTCCGAAACAACTCGCTGCGCTCGCTGGAGGAGGGCACTTTCAGCGGTTCGGCTAAGCTCGCCTTCCTCGACCTCAGCTACAACAACCTGACCCAGCTGGGTGCCGGCGCCTTCCGCTCAGCCGGGAGGCTGGTCAAGCTGAGCCTGGCCAACAACCACCTGGCGGGCGTGCACGAGGCCGCCTTTGAGACCCTGGAGTCGCTGCAGGTGCTGGAACTCAATGACAACAACCTGCGCAGCCTCAGCGTGGCCGCCCTGGCCGCGCTGCCCGCGCTGCGCACCTTGCGCCTGGACGGGAACCCGTGGCTCTGCGACTGCGACTTTGCCCATCTCTTCACCTGGATCCAGGAGAACGAGTCTAAGCTGCCCAAAG GCCTTGACGAAATCCAGTGCTCCCTGCCCCTGGAGAACAGGCGGGTGTCCCTGCACGAGCTGTCGGAGGCCAGCTTCAGCGAGTGCAGGTTCAGCCTCTCGCTCACGGACCTGTTCATCATCATCTTCTCCGGCGTGGCCGTGTCTATCGCCGCCATCATCTCCAGCTTCTTCCTGGCCACCGTGGTGCAGTGTTTCCACAGGTGCACCCCCAACAAAGACGCCGAGGAAGAAGACGAGGACGAGGACGACTGA